The proteins below are encoded in one region of Populus alba chromosome 2, ASM523922v2, whole genome shotgun sequence:
- the LOC118063437 gene encoding E3 ubiquitin-protein ligase SINAT3, which translates to MELDSIECVPSLDLTDEDEIHHHHHLHHFPSVSKPHTTTTTNNNNSNSNSNTVASAIHTTSVHELLECPVCTNSMYPPIHQCHNGHTLCSTCKTRVQNRCPTCRQELGDIRCLALEKVAESLELPCKYMSLGCPEIFPYYSKLKHETLCNFRPYSCPYAGSECAIVGDIPFLVAHLRDDHKVDMHSGCTFNHRYVKSNPREVENATWMLTVFHCFGQYFCLHFEAFQLGMAPVYMAFLRFMGDEAEARNYSYSLEVGGNGRKLIWEGTPRSIRDSHRKVRDSHDGLYIQRNMALFFSGGR; encoded by the exons ATGGAATTGGATAGCATTGAATGTGTGCCATCCTTAGATTTAACAGATGAGGATGagatccaccaccaccaccatcttcatcattttccttCTGTTTCAAAGCCacacaccaccaccactaccaacaacaacaacagcaacagcaatAGTAATACCGTGGCTTCAGCTATACACACTACCAGTGTTCATGAGCTCCTCGAATGCCCTGTTTGTACCAATTCTATGTACCCTCCTATTCATCAG TGCCACAATGGCCACACACTCTGTTCAACCTGTAAAACACGAGTACAAAATCGGTGCCCCACTTGTAGACAGGAGCTCGGTGACATTAGATGTCTAGCATTGGAAAAAGTAGCTGAATCACTTGAGCTGCCTTGCAAATACATGTCACTTGGATGCCCAGAGATTTTTCCATACTACAGTAAACTGAAACATGAGACCCTGTGCAATTTTAGGCCATACAGCTGTCCATATGCTGGATCAGAGTGTGCTATTGTTGGGGATATCCCATTCCTTGTCGCTCATCTAAGAGATGATCACAAGGTGGACATGCATTCTGGGTGTACTTTCAACCATCGCTATGTCAAGTCCAATCCTCGTGAAGTAGAAAATGCAACATGGATGTTAACT GTTTTCCACTGTTTTGGCCAGTATTTCTGCCTCCATTTTGAAGCTTTCCAACTCGGGATGGCTCCTGTTTACATGGCATTCCTCAGATTCATGGGTGATGAGGCAGAGGCCAGGAATTACAGCTACAGCCTGGAGGTTGGGGGAAATGGTCGGAAACTAATTTGGGAAGGCACACCACGGAGTATAAGAGATAGTCACAGGAAGGTCAGGGACAGCCATGATGGACTGTATATACAACGTAACATGGCACTTTTCTTCTCTGGAGGAAGATAG
- the LOC118063431 gene encoding aspartyl protease family protein 2 has translation MEGKARNAPALLFFSFTCVLLSLSTTTISTSPQFQTLTVNPLPNKPTLSWADTEPESEPETQTLTDSTSSEASTTTSLSLQLHHLDALSSDKTPQDLFNSRLARDASRVKSITSLAAAVGSTNRTGARGPGFSSSVISGLAQGSGEYFTRLGVGTPARYVFMVLDTGSDVVWIQCAPCKKCYSQTDPVFDPTKSRSFANIPCGSPLCRRLDSPGCSTKKQICLYQVSYGDGSFTYGDFSTETLTFRGTRVGRVALGCGHDNEGLFIGAAGLLGLGRGRLSFPSQAGRRFSRKFSYCLVDRSASSKPSYMVFGDSAISRTARYTPLVSNPKLDTFYYVELLGVSVGGTRVPGITASLFKLDSTGNGGVIIDSGTSVTRLTRPAYVALRDAFRVGASNLKRAPEFSLFDTCFDLSGKTEVKVPTVVLHFRGADVSLPASNYLIPVDNSGSFCFAFAGTMSGLSIIGNIQQQGFRVVYDLAASRVGFAPRGCA, from the coding sequence ATGGAAGGAAAAGCAAGAAATGCCCctgctctccttttcttttccttcaccTGCGTTTTGCTTTCCCTCTCCACCACCACTATCTCGACTTCACCGCAGTTCCAAACCCTAACCGTCAACCCCCTCCCTAACAAACCCACTCTCTCATGGGCCGACACCGAACCCGAATCCGAACCCGAGACTCAAACCCTCACCGACTCAACATCATCAGAAGCCTCCACCACCACTTCCCTTTCCTTACAGCTACACCACTTAGATGCCTTGTCCTCGGACAAAACCCCACAAGATCTTTTCAACTCGAGGCTCGCACGTGATGCCTCACGTGTCAAATCCATAACTTCCCTTGCTGCAGCCGTCGGCAGTACAAACAGGACTGGTGCGCGCGGCCCTGGGTTCAGTAGTTCTGTAATATCAGGACTCGCTCAAGGGAGTGGCGAGTACTTCACGCGCCTCGGTGTAGGGACACCAGCAAGATATGTCTTCATGGTGCTCGACACTGGAAGCGACGTCGTTTGGATCCAGTGTGCTCCGTGCAAAAAATGTTACTCTCAAACCGACCCGGTTTTTGACCCTACTAAATCCAGATCCTTCGCTAACATCCCCTGCGGGTCACCCTTGTGTAGGAGACTTGATTCCCCAGGTTGCAGCACGAAGAAACAGATTTGTCTCTATCAAGTCTCTTACGGCGACGGGTCGTTCACTTACGGTGATTTCTCAACCGAAACGCTGACGTTTCGAGGCACTAGAGTTGGACGCGTGGCGCTTGGTTGTGGGCATGATAATGAAGGGCTTTTCATTGGTGCTGCTGGGTTGCTGGGACTTGGAAGGGGTAGATTATCATTTCCTTCCCAAGCTGGTCGCCGGTTCAGCCGGAAATTCTCTTATTGCTTGGTGGACCGGTCTGCTTCTTCTAAACCGTCTTATATGGTTTTTGGCGACTCGGCTATTTCAAGAACCGCTCGGTACACTCCATTGGTGTCCAACCCGAAATTAGACACCTTTTACTATGTTGAGCTTCTTGGGGTTAGTGTTGGTGGGACGCGTGTCCCTGGGATCACAGCTTCTTTATTCAAACTTGACTCGACAGGGAATGGTGGAGTTATAATTGATTCGGGCACGTCGGTTACCCGGTTGACCCGGCCCGCTTATGTGGCTCTGCGCGATGCTTTCCGGGTCGGGGCATCCAATTTGAAACGGGCACCGGAATTCTCATTGTTTGACACGTGTTTTGATCTATCTGGGAAGACAGAGGTGAAGGTTCCAACGGTGGTTTTACATTTTAGAGGTGCTGACGTATCATTACCGGCGTCGAACTATTTGATACCAGTGGACAATAGTGGCAGTTTCTGCTTTGCGTTTGCGGGTACAATGAGTGGATTGTCGATAATCGGGAATATCCAACAACAAGGTTTCCGGGTTGTATATGACTTGGCGGCCTCACGGGTCGGATTTGCTCCCCGTGGATGTGCTTGA
- the LOC118063442 gene encoding UV-stimulated scaffold protein A homolog: MEMEEDAGKVRALIEKATNSTAAHVDPRLLKGIKTVVRYSDSELRLAAQILMEFMKRDHSQVRYLTLLIIDELFMRSKLFRALVVENLDKLLSLSVGFRRNHPLPAPPAVASVLRLKAIEFLEKWNSSFGIHYRQIRLGFDYLKNTLRFQFPNVQANAARVQQERREREMRTKEILANKFEALKENLSSLKEEIRETVDEIGECLEIVKNKEENVVIGALDDDEDFEEFHTLELRQLRLDSLKEGEKVCENSENKVVFDALRELYKLLVTKHLVSVQEGISILIRVEVEDLRLRDSMLKEFIDIRNHLQSMKKKCVESGCVLPDITKHGKEEEEDFWEEGKVESTGLGSFSEPNKRSENSSAPSTSGEVKNEPSECSTEKSKLDESPGCEGGGTDSGSLRSRLMAEAPVIEWGSFLDTWGSNRDVLANHRGLELESHWGRVDHDAVIPAKKIAELNLQATLYKEDRVETQPCRAPLRNGGLCQRRDLRVCPFHGPIIPRDDEGNPINQDTSTSDVTPDLGTDLVEQLAKEAVKNVRDRDNEEERKRKMDKHSQQRAKLAKIREHNQAVLRDAAVASNSGSSVIGDDGEASRRDSLLARNKMETLALMFHKKVTTRDRLSRRLSNTRASDAMTRQLTLGEDANYREAFPNQW; this comes from the exons ATGGAGATGGAAGAGGATGCGGGAAAAGTGAGGGCGTTGATAGAGAAGGCCACCAATTCAACGGCGGCCCACGTCGACCCCCGCCTTCTCAAAGGCATCAAAACGGTTGTCCGATACTCTGACTCGGAGCTCCGACTCGCCGCCCAAATCCTAATGGAATTCATGAAACGCGACCACTCCCAG GTTAGGTATTTGACGCTTCTAATAATTGATGAACTATTTATGCGATCAAAGCTATTTAGAGCTCTAGTTGTTGAGAATTTAGATAAACTATTAAGTTTAAGCGTGGGATTTAGAAGAAACCATCCGCTTCCTGCTCCACCGGCAGTTGCGTCCGTTTTGCGTTTAAAAGCGATTGAATTCTTGGAGAAATGGAATTCTTCATTTGGAATTCATTACAGACAGATTAGATTAGGTTTTGATTACCTTAAAAACACGCTCCGGTTTCAGTTTCCAAATGTTCAGGCCAATGCAGCACGAGTTCAGCAAGAGAGGAGGGAAAGGGAGATGAGGACGAAAGAGATCTTAGCTAACAAGTTTGAGGCTTTGAAGGAGAATTTATCCTCGTTGAAGGAGGAAATTCGGGAAACTGTTGATGAGATTGGGGAGTGTTTAGAGATTGTTAAGAATAAAGAGGAGAATGTGGTGATTGGCGCTTTAGATGACGATGAGGATTTTGAAGAGTTTCATACTTTGGAGTTGCGTCAGCTCCGGCTTGATTCGTTGAAAGAGGGGGAGAAGGTCTGCGAGAATAGTGAGAATAAAGTGGTTTTCGATGCATTGAGGGAGTTGTACAAGCTCTTAGTGACAAAGCATTTGGTTTCGGTCCAAGAAGGAATCTCTATTCTAATCAGGGTTGAAGTGGAAGATTTGAGATTAAGAGATTCTATGCTCAAGGAGTTCATTGACATCCGAAATCACCTTCAATCAATGAAGAAGAAATGTGTTGAATCAGGTTGCGTTCTTCCAGACATTACAAAGCATggcaaagaagaggaagaagatttTTGGGAGGAGGGTAAGGTTGAATCAACTGGCCTTGGGAGTTTTAGTGAACCCAATAAGCGATCTGAAAACTCTTCTGCACCATCAACTTCTGGAGAGGTGAAAAATGAACCTTCTGAATGCAGTACTGAGAAGTCGAAACTTGACGAGTCTCCGGGTTGTGAAGGTGGTGGAACTGATTCCGGCTCTCTTCGAAGTAGGCTCATGGCTGAAGCTCCAGTGATAGAGTGGGGCTCTTTTTTGGACACTTGGGGTTCAAACAGGGATGTTTTAGCCAACCACAGGGGCTTGGAGCTTGAAAGTCACTGGGGTAGGGTGGACCATGATGCAGTTATTCCAGCAAAGAAAATTGCTGAATTGAACCTTCAGGCAACTCTTTACAAAGAAGACCGAGTTGAAACCCAGCCATGTCGAGCCCCGTTACGGAATGGTGGACTCTGTCAGAGAAGAGATTTGAGAGTTTGCCCCTTTCACGGACCCATCATTCCCCGTGACGATGAAGGAAATCCTATCAATCAGGACACTTCAACTAGTGACGTGACTCCTGATTTAGGGACTGATTTAGTAGAGCAATTAGCCAAAGAAGCTGTGAAGAATGTTCGGGACAGAGATAATGaggaagaaaggaaaagaaaaatggacAAACATTCACAGCAACGAGCTAAGCTTGCAAAGATACGAGAACATAATCAAGCTGTTCTGAGGGATGCTGCAGTGGCTTCAAATTCTGGATCCTCAGTTATCGGGGACGATGGCGAGGCATCGAGGAGGGACAGTTTGCTGGCTAGAAACAAAATGGAAACTCTCGCGTTAATGTTCCACAAGAAAGTAACCACCAGAGATAGGTTGTCCCGGAGACTTTCGAATACCAGGGCAAGTGATGCAATGACAAGGCAGCTTACACTGGGAGAAGATGCTAATTATAGAGAAGCCTTTCCAAATCAATGGTAG